TTTATTTGTTATGGCGATACTTGCCGGAAGCATTCCGATTTCAGTGTTCGAATATCTAAAATATACTAAATTCCGAAAGATGGAGGAGCATTTTCCTACGTTTCTCGAGGACTTTTCTGAAGCTAAAAAAAGCGGAATGATGTTTCCACAGGCTTTTTTAAGCATATCCAAGACAGAGTATGGCAGTCTATCTAATGAGATTAGGATATCTGCTGCCCAATTGAGCTGGTACGTACCATTTCCAAAAGTTATGAAACAGCTTTCAATACGTGTGGGGGGCAGCCGGCTTATGAAGCAGGCGTTTACTATCATAAATGAAGCATATACTTCTGGCGGAGATGTTGCGGAAACTATGAGTTCGCTTGCGACAAACGTCAATAAGATAAAACAGATAGAAGATGAGCGAAGAAGCATAATGAGCGAGCAGGTTTTTGTTACCTATTTCATATATATTCTTTTTATCGGGATTTTGGCCGGATTGTATGCTGTGTTAATACCGATGACATCAATAAATACTGCCGGAAATATGACCGCAGATTCACCGTCAATGCCTGTTGGTGGCATTAGCATAGGCCAACCGACAAATTACTGCGGTGAAATGCCGACAATGTGCAATATTGGCGAAGCCATAGGATTTTCTGAGAAAGGCATTTATTTTAAAACGCTTTTCTTTTTAATGTCTACAGTACAAGCTATTTGTTCCGGAGTTATTGCAGGGCAAATCGAGGAAGGAAATCTCATAGCGGGACTGAAGCATGTGGGAATACTTCTGTTTGTTGATGTTCTCTCATTTTTGATATTTTTTTAATGTTTTTTAGAATATGGGATGATATATGAAAATAAAACGCAAGGCACAGGTAAAATTCGACTTCATAATAGGTTTTTTTCTCTTCACTGTAGCGGTTGTTTACAGCGCATATTCTGCGATTCAAATATTTCCAAGGTATGTTGCGCAATCTACGGATAATGACATGCTGCTTGAAGCGTGGAGGTCAAGCGACGAATTCATGAGGTTAACCGAAAAGGACGGCACAATCGATGTTAACTCTTTGAAAAATTTCTCATACTGTTTTCATTATATCTATAACAACGCAACCTCAAGAGGTAATTACACGTATGTCAAAGATATTCTCAACATCAGGAATTCGAGTGATATACACTTGACATTTGATGTTATCCTTTTTGGAATTACGAATACCGGAAACAATAGTATCCGAAACGGGACTGTGATGCTTCGTAGAGCGGCATATAATATTTCTATCAGAAACACATCGAGGTATTTTAACGAAATTCGCACTGTCGGAGAGTGGTCAAACGCAACTGTTGAAGTAGGGCTTCCGGCAGAAAACTATTCTGTTTCAAAAATAGATTACGATGGTGAATTCGTAATATTGCAAAAAAGAATGATTGATTGCGGGCCGAACGTACCGACGCTCGCTCCAAACGCTGTTGTTCGCAGATATAGTATCTACAATGGGAGTGTTGCTATGGCGGAGATAACTTATTGGTGAGCTTATGGTTCTTTCATTTTTCGGATTCCGAAGGAAGGGATTTATGCATGCACTTGAGGGCTTAATCGCAGCCATTGTGCTGTTTTTTTATTTTTCTTCTGCATCGTTTCCGCCGCTTCAGATCAACGATTGGACTTATAATTCTATGAAACAGGCAGGAACGGAATATATAACCAGTATAGAAAAATCTGATGCTTCCGAGTTGATTGTTCAGGACAGCAGAGTTTTCTCAAAGATAACAAACGCCCTTTTTGAGACATCTGATATTTCTATTATAAAAGGAGGGATTCTGCCTAAAGATCTTCTCGTGGGGCTTTTGGGGCGTTCCGGCAATAGCACTATTGTTTTAGGCGGGACTCCAAGACCCTATAATGGATGGTGCAGAAGTAACGGTTGGCATCCAGATGCGATATATCGTTCAGACTGTATAGAAAATACAACAAATGGTTTAGGGTATCGAACAGTTCTTGTAGATTTGGACGGTGATGATGTATACGATGCTGTTTATGTGGATTTAGACGATGATGGACTGTATGACGCTCCATTCGAAGGACCTTTTTTTGAGGATGGCTATGTGAACATTGGAACAAATAACTATTACATCAAATATATTGACAGCGATGAAGAATCCATCAACTTTGTTAATATTACATCTTTTAATTATTTCAAGAATGTTCAAAACGTAACTATAAATGGCAGAAATACGCGTTTTATATATTATGTCGCAGATATGTCCGGCGATATCTCTCAATATGATGTTATTCTGATAACTGATCCGATAGACCTCACATCATACTTGCCAAAATTGAAGAATTTCTTGCTTTCAGGCAAGGGAATTGTTGAGGTCGTAAACATGACTGATAGTAATTATAATTTGGCTCAGAAGGATTTGTTCGGGCTGGTAAATGCAAGTTATGGCGTTATCGGAAATGGTAATGAAGCGATTTTATCAGAAAGTGTGCGTTCGGTTTCCGAGCCGCTAAGGATAAAAGATTATTTTTCAGGCATTCCAATACGCGCAGAGGTTAGTATACCTACAGCAGCATATGATGTTTTTGGCATTTCAATGCCAAATAATGTTCGTGTCGGTTTCCTTAATCTGACTTCTGGCGACATAAGCATTGCCATAGCAAATATCAGCGGAATTTACAGTTCATTTTATGTAGATTCGAATATAGATTATAATTTTTCAAACCCGCCTGAAGATGAGACGCCGTACGTGGTTGGGAATTCGATTAATACAACATCTCATGAATATGTAATAAAATCTATTGATCCAAATGGCAATTATGTTGATGTGCGGCCGTCTTTGAACGCTACGTTAACGAATTTTTTCAACCCGCTTTTGATTATTCCGAATGAAGATTCCTGGGCTGTTGCAGAACAGGTAAATTCATACCATGATAATGCAATGTCTCTTTTTGAATCGTTTAATATTTCTTTTTCAGAGCTGCCCGTGCTTGGAGATAATACTACGCTTCTTGCAGGAAATCACAAATATGGGCGAATCAATCATACGGAATCCTATTTAATATATCTATCGGGGTCTCCAGTTCTTGGCAATCCGGCAACTCTGCCCCCCGGAATACCCAGTTATGCAAGTACAACAACGCCTTTTTTTGATCGCGAGTATAATATTTCAGTTACGGATAATTTTGGTGTATTTAAATTGAATATTGATTTAAACGAAAACTTGGCGTATGATGATGCTGGAGAAGGCCATAATAACAATACTAATTTTCCCGCCGGTTCAGGCACTTATCGTGTTGTTATTTTGTCTCAAAACTTTACCAATTTTACGCGGTTCTCAATGATTTTTAATGCGTCAATTACTAATGTTTCAGGCTCTCTTTTCCTGAATGTTGACTTAAATAACGATTTAACTTACAATGGCGTTGGAGAAGGGCCGTTTGCCGATAATGACGTGCTCAAAATAGGTCCTGAACGATACCGTATGGATATTGCGCCGGACGGTTATTCTGCAAAATTTACTATCTATGCGAGAGATGCAGTTCCGGCAGCTATTGCAGGTAATAAATATACTGGAAGGACTGTGTGGATGCCCGATATGGCTAAAGGACGTGCAGATTCTTGGAATTATCTTGTTGCTGCAATGTTGTGGGCGTCTCCAAAGAACGAAGATGTGCTTAAATCGTCTGGCTATCGCAACATAGTATCAAGCAAGAAAGTCTTTTTGAATACCGATGACGTTTTTCAGCCATATATTGTTGAATTTTCACGAAGGTATGGATAGGCTACTTAAGACATATCTATAAATAGCTTCTTCAAAAATATTGTTTTAGATAATTATGGCACGTTACAGATGTTCTGCATGCATGGCAGAAATAGATGCAACAAGCGCGCCGAAAGTCTGCGCATTATGCAATGCAAAAAGCACGTTGAAGAAAGTGAATCCAGAAACCGACAGCCACTGTGCAGGATGTACTGGATGCTGCGGGCATTAGGGAGTTGTTTTTGCGGTTCATATATAGCTATATATATTAGCGTAAGCAACATTATTTGTGATCTCTATGAGTGGAAAAGCGACTGAAGTCATTTTTACTGAAAAAGTGCCTGCCTTGAAAAATCCCATACTTATCGAAGGGCTTCCAGGTATCGGATATATTGGAAGAAATGCCGTCGGCTATCTTCTTGATGAGCTTAAGGCAGTGAAATTCGCGGAAATTCATTCGCATCATTTTCCTTTTGTAGTGCTTCTTGATCCGAAAAAAAATGGGGTTATAACACCGATTAAAAACGAATTTTATTACGTTAAGGGAAAAGGGCGCGATATAGTCATTCTCATCGGAGATGCACAAAGCATAACTCCTGAAGGCCATTATCAGATTGTTGACACAATCCTTGATGTATGCGTAAAGCTTGGCGTAAAGGAAATGATAACACTTGGCGGATTTGCTACCGGAGTTTTATCCGAACAGAAGCCGCGCGTTTTAGGAGCGGGAATAGACTTAAAGATAATGGATTCTTTTGAGAAGCTTGGCGTGGTTTTTAAGAACACCAATATTGGCCAGATTATAGGGGCGTCAGGTCTTTTGATAAGCCTCGGAAACCAGCGCGGCATAGAAGGCGTTTGCCTTATGGGTGAAACGTCAGGAATGCTTCTTTCAGATCCAAAATCAACTGAGTCTGTCCTTGAAATCATCACAAAATACCTCGGCATAAAAATTGACATGACTAAGCTTGATGCAAAGATAAAAGAAATCGAAAAAATTATCGAGAAAATCGAGAGTTTGCAGGGGAAAATTGCGTCGACATCTGGCGCTTCGCCTTCGAAAAAGAAGGAAGAGCTTGGATATATCGGGTAAGGGCGAATCAGTGAAAGTTGAGCCTTATGTTACAGAGGTTACAGAGGCTGCAGGAAAATATGCAAAAGCAGCAATAGAACGGCAAGATAGCCTCTATCAGGCAATTCTGATGCGCTTTGCGCAAGAAGATACTACAGTGTTAATTACAGAGTTCGAATTTCTGAAGTATATTGCAGATGAACGAAAGATACATAAGCGCCTTATGCAAATGGAGGCTATCGGACTGGTCGTAATACATCCAGCAAAAGACAATCTTCTTAGAACGCCTATTTACGAAATTACGCCTTTAGGAAAAGAGACTGCAAAAATACTGGAAGATTTTGAGATAAAAACCGGATATCCTACTACATGCGACATTGTAAAAAGAACGCTGGAAATCTATACGGATAAAAAATATCCTACGCTGGCTAAAGAAATGAAAGCAATAATTAATGAAATTATCTCTGGAAAAACAACTTTCGAAGACATTATGGCGAAAGCGCATATTTGAACAAAATTATTCCACCTTTACCGCATTAACAATTCCATCCTGTCCCGGCCTTGATGTTACGCGCGCCTTTCCGGATTCTGTTTGTATTATTGCGCCGCATGTTATGACTTTTTGCCTGACAAAGTGCGGGTTTGCGTGGTTTTCAAGAACATCAGTTATTTTCACTTTCTTTGTTGTTTTTGCAATTTGATCGATTAAATTTGCGAATTCAGTTGCGCGAAGCTTAAGCTTGATGTTTCCGCCTTTTGTTCGCGCCTTTTTCAATTTGTTTACACCAATAGTAGTTTTTATTGCATCGCCGCCCATTTCATGCTTGCGCATCTTTTTCATGGTGGAATGCATTCCGCCGGTTGGTTTTCTTTTGGAGTTTTGCTGTACTATGACCATGGATAATCACTTTTTCTCAATTATTGCTTAAATTAGAGGATGACAAACCTTTAAATACTTACCGTATGAAGTTATGAAAGATACTAAAATGTGTGATGATATGAGCAATAGACCACTTGACCTGCTTGACAATGCAAAAGGAAAACGTGTGATAGTGAAGCTTAAAAACAACCGCCAGATTTCGGGCATTTTAAGAGCACTTGATATTCATTTGAATATGTGGATTGACGATGCAGAAGTTGCGGAAGAAGACAAAACTACTAAATACGGCAAGGTTTTGGTCCGTGGAGATAGCATAATTTTTGCAAGCCCTACGGAGTGATTTTTAAAATATTTATTGGAGGACTGATTCGAGGTTCCTCATAACCTCGAGCACTTGGGCGCGTTGCTTCGCAACGCACCTGTTTAATAAACCAAAATATGATATTAATGGAGGAC
This is a stretch of genomic DNA from Nanoarchaeota archaeon. It encodes these proteins:
- a CDS encoding small nuclear ribonucleoprotein (Enables 3` processing of polyadenylated mRNAs and tRNA precursors); the protein is MSNRPLDLLDNAKGKRVIVKLKNNRQISGILRALDIHLNMWIDDAEVAEEDKTTKYGKVLVRGDSIIFASPTE
- a CDS encoding proteasome assembly chaperone family protein codes for the protein MSGKATEVIFTEKVPALKNPILIEGLPGIGYIGRNAVGYLLDELKAVKFAEIHSHHFPFVVLLDPKKNGVITPIKNEFYYVKGKGRDIVILIGDAQSITPEGHYQIVDTILDVCVKLGVKEMITLGGFATGVLSEQKPRVLGAGIDLKIMDSFEKLGVVFKNTNIGQIIGASGLLISLGNQRGIEGVCLMGETSGMLLSDPKSTESVLEIITKYLGIKIDMTKLDAKIKEIEKIIEKIESLQGKIASTSGASPSKKKEELGYIG
- a CDS encoding 30S ribosomal protein S8e, encoding MVIVQQNSKRKPTGGMHSTMKKMRKHEMGGDAIKTTIGVNKLKKARTKGGNIKLKLRATEFANLIDQIAKTTKKVKITDVLENHANPHFVRQKVITCGAIIQTESGKARVTSRPGQDGIVNAVKVE
- a CDS encoding type II secretion system F family protein; its protein translation is MDFSSEEKKRGIVIRISVIAFAIFFVLAILLGHFISSQAGLLLFVMAILAGSIPISVFEYLKYTKFRKMEEHFPTFLEDFSEAKKSGMMFPQAFLSISKTEYGSLSNEIRISAAQLSWYVPFPKVMKQLSIRVGGSRLMKQAFTIINEAYTSGGDVAETMSSLATNVNKIKQIEDERRSIMSEQVFVTYFIYILFIGILAGLYAVLIPMTSINTAGNMTADSPSMPVGGISIGQPTNYCGEMPTMCNIGEAIGFSEKGIYFKTLFFLMSTVQAICSGVIAGQIEEGNLIAGLKHVGILLFVDVLSFLIFF